A genome region from Arachidicoccus soli includes the following:
- a CDS encoding LacI family DNA-binding transcriptional regulator: MQKRKSINDIAKDLNVAISTVSAVLNGKAEERRISTGMTKKVLEYAEKIGYQPNMIARSLRTGKSNIIGMLVEDISDPFFASIARLVEKNAALHNYKLFYSSTENNASKAKGLIRAFRDQQVDAYIIAPTPGIEKEIQLLLNEKAPLVLFDRFFPNIPTNNIVVDNFGGALNATNHLLKNGYKNIAFITLRSKQKQMTDRLEGYIEAVNQQLKPAYINQIDYLFSEEILQEKIEQYINKNPQLDAIFFATNYLAISGLRALKKIGLKIPNEVAVLGFDDNTHFNLFTPSITSVAQPIEKISEEIVRVLIKNIQHNISESDRENVVLQTELIVRESSVKL, encoded by the coding sequence ATGCAAAAACGTAAATCGATTAATGATATAGCAAAAGATTTAAATGTTGCAATTAGTACTGTTTCAGCAGTACTGAACGGAAAAGCGGAAGAGCGGCGTATAAGTACTGGCATGACCAAAAAAGTATTAGAATATGCTGAAAAAATAGGCTATCAGCCCAATATGATTGCACGTAGTCTACGAACGGGTAAAAGCAATATTATTGGAATGTTGGTTGAAGATATTTCTGACCCCTTTTTTGCTAGTATTGCCCGTTTAGTTGAAAAAAATGCAGCATTACACAATTATAAATTATTTTATTCAAGTACTGAAAATAATGCGAGTAAAGCCAAGGGACTTATTCGCGCCTTTAGAGACCAACAAGTGGATGCATACATTATAGCACCCACTCCAGGAATTGAAAAAGAAATCCAGCTTTTGCTAAATGAGAAAGCCCCGTTGGTGCTGTTTGACCGTTTTTTCCCCAATATACCTACAAATAATATTGTTGTAGATAATTTTGGCGGAGCACTCAATGCGACCAACCATTTATTAAAAAATGGGTATAAAAATATTGCCTTTATTACGCTGAGATCTAAACAAAAACAGATGACAGACAGGTTAGAAGGCTATATAGAAGCAGTTAATCAACAATTAAAACCCGCATATATTAATCAGATAGACTATTTATTTTCCGAAGAGATATTACAAGAAAAAATAGAACAATACATTAATAAGAACCCTCAATTAGATGCCATCTTCTTTGCCACCAACTATTTGGCGATAAGTGGATTAAGGGCTTTAAAAAAAATAGGGTTAAAAATTCCAAATGAAGTGGCTGTTTTAGGTTTTGATGACAATACACATTTTAATTTATTTACTCCTTCAATTACATCGGTTGCACAACCTATTGAAAAAATATCAGAAGAGATCGTAAGAGTATTAATTAAAAATATTCAACATAATATTTCGGAGTCAGACAGAGAAAATGTTGTTTTACAGACCGAATTGATTGTTAGAGAATCTTCGGTAAAATTATAA
- a CDS encoding ATP-binding protein has protein sequence MPEFRSLVEKNWKEIYDYIVKHIKKNVTNYVFIDEVQNVPGFEKWLEGLYVHPNIDLYVTGSNAFLLSSELATLLTGRAYEINVLPFSFAEFLAFTGKTANPDLAFADYVRTGGFPEAVRLSQDGNNFANEYLQTVFKNIYENDISKRYTIYGEESYQEVVNFLIDSVGSNVSAGNIAKVLTANKKKIDNKTVSKYIDTLVEAYLFYKVNRYDIKGKQHLATQKKYYLVDLGFRNALLGKELASDAGHLLENIIYLELKRRNNQVWIGKTNNLEVDFVVRNNEGFTQYIQVSQTVQNETTLERELAPFDTIADHHDKLLITMDYDTGTLNGVKKINALDWLIIPEK, from the coding sequence ATGCCGGAATTTCGGTCTTTGGTAGAAAAAAACTGGAAAGAAATTTACGATTACATTGTAAAGCACATCAAGAAAAACGTAACTAATTATGTGTTTATAGACGAAGTGCAAAACGTTCCCGGGTTTGAAAAATGGTTGGAGGGTTTGTACGTACACCCAAACATTGATTTGTATGTTACAGGTTCAAACGCATTTTTGTTGAGTAGTGAATTGGCTACATTGCTTACAGGCAGAGCATATGAAATAAATGTGTTGCCGTTTTCCTTTGCTGAATTTTTAGCGTTTACAGGCAAAACCGCAAATCCTGACCTTGCTTTTGCTGACTATGTACGTACAGGCGGTTTTCCCGAAGCAGTAAGACTTTCGCAAGACGGAAACAATTTTGCAAACGAATATCTGCAAACTGTTTTCAAAAATATTTACGAAAATGATATTTCAAAACGATACACCATTTACGGCGAAGAATCGTATCAAGAAGTTGTAAATTTTTTAATAGATTCAGTCGGTTCAAATGTTTCCGCGGGAAACATTGCGAAAGTTCTAACGGCTAACAAAAAGAAAATTGACAACAAAACTGTTTCAAAATACATTGACACGTTGGTCGAAGCCTATTTATTTTACAAAGTAAACCGCTACGACATCAAAGGCAAACAACATTTGGCAACGCAAAAAAAATACTATTTGGTGGACTTAGGTTTTCGTAACGCATTACTTGGAAAAGAGCTTGCAAGTGATGCAGGACATTTGCTTGAAAACATCATTTACCTTGAACTAAAACGTAGAAACAACCAAGTGTGGATAGGGAAAACAAACAACTTAGAAGTTGATTTTGTTGTACGCAATAACGAAGGATTTACTCAGTACATACAAGTTTCGCAGACTGTGCAAAACGAAACAACATTGGAACGTGAATTAGCACCATTTGACACCATTGCCGACCATCACGACAAACTTTTAATTACAATGGACTACGACACGGGAACACTTAACGGAGTAAAAAAAATAAACGCATTAGATTGGCTGATAATACCTGAAAAATAA
- a CDS encoding phage integrase SAM-like domain-containing protein, giving the protein MNYYETFQTFNKFRGNVYYSDITVIYLFQHEKWMKSLRRSPNTIGMRIRALWAVFNEVIEMKIIKRESCYPFGKRRY; this is encoded by the coding sequence ATTAATTATTATGAAACTTTCCAAACTTTTAACAAATTCCGAGGCAATGTATACTATTCGGATATAACAGTAATTTATTTATTTCAGCATGAAAAATGGATGAAAAGTTTGAGACGTTCACCAAATACAATCGGTATGCGGATACGTGCATTATGGGCTGTTTTTAATGAAGTTATCGAAATGAAAATTATTAAACGAGAAAGTTGTTATCCGTTTGGGAAAAGAAGGTACTAA
- a CDS encoding tyrosine-type recombinase/integrase gives MSKEDIARIYHYDTAAEDIKRARDYWIFCYFGNGMNPKDVAYLTFKDTQEEFIVFTRAKTERSTRSNPKLISVYITKEMQLIMDRLGNKYSGDPNEFIFPIIGKGLNPLERFEQIKVFLRFINDRMKIIASHLGITRKVTTIVTRHSFSTHLKHEGASTEFIQEALGHTDKKTTENYLDSFENGVKKAFAAKLSII, from the coding sequence TTGTCAAAAGAAGATATTGCCAGAATTTATCATTATGATACAGCAGCGGAAGATATAAAACGGGCAAGGGACTATTGGATTTTTTGTTATTTCGGAAATGGCATGAACCCTAAGGATGTTGCATACTTGACGTTTAAAGACACCCAGGAAGAATTTATTGTATTTACCCGGGCAAAAACGGAGCGGTCCACAAGATCTAATCCGAAATTAATATCAGTTTACATCACAAAAGAAATGCAATTGATTATGGATCGATTGGGAAATAAATATTCAGGAGATCCGAATGAATTTATATTCCCGATTATAGGTAAAGGATTAAATCCGTTAGAGCGGTTTGAGCAAATTAAAGTATTTCTTCGGTTCATTAACGACAGGATGAAAATTATTGCTTCTCATTTAGGTATTACACGTAAAGTAACCACCATTGTTACACGCCATTCTTTTTCTACCCATTTAAAACACGAAGGAGCCAGTACCGAATTTATTCAGGAGGCATTGGGCCATACCGATAAAAAGACAACGGAAAATTATCTTGATAGTTTTGAGAATGGGGTAAAAAAAGCCTTTGCAGCAAAATTGTCTATCATATAA
- a CDS encoding nucleotidyl transferase AbiEii/AbiGii toxin family protein, translating into MANVLYWNTVTPLLHSGLQRLMNEPLFNPFRLVGGTSLSLQTGHRKSIDIDLFTDAEYGSIDFQKIDDYLRCTFAYVSPAKLPSPIGFGVVYFVGNTPEDSFKLDLFYTDSFIFPSLNVEGIRLATKDEIAAMKIDVIQRGGRKKDFWDIHTLLDDFTIEQMISLHEKRYPYAHDMGAIISNFTDFTSADEDFDPVCLWGKHWELIKLDIAEILSRL; encoded by the coding sequence ATGGCAAATGTGTTATATTGGAATACTGTTACGCCATTATTGCATTCAGGATTGCAAAGGCTGATGAATGAACCTTTGTTCAATCCATTTAGATTAGTAGGAGGAACATCGCTTAGCTTGCAAACTGGGCATCGGAAATCCATAGATATAGACCTTTTTACTGATGCTGAATATGGAAGTATAGATTTTCAGAAAATTGATGATTATTTGCGGTGTACGTTTGCGTATGTCAGCCCTGCAAAGTTACCGTCACCTATTGGTTTTGGAGTAGTTTATTTTGTAGGAAATACTCCCGAAGATTCTTTTAAACTGGACTTGTTTTATACCGACTCTTTCATATTTCCTTCACTTAATGTCGAGGGTATCCGGTTGGCAACAAAAGACGAAATTGCTGCGATGAAAATAGACGTAATACAACGCGGCGGTAGAAAAAAAGATTTTTGGGATATACATACGTTGTTGGATGATTTTACAATTGAGCAGATGATCTCACTTCATGAGAAACGTTATCCCTATGCACACGATATGGGTGCTATTATTTCCAACTTCACCGATTTTACATCGGCAGATGAAGATTTTGATCCAGTTTGTTTATGGGGAAAGCACTGGGAATTAATAAAACTGGATATTGCAGAAATTTTGAGTCGTTTGTGA
- a CDS encoding helix-turn-helix transcriptional regulator, whose amino-acid sequence MKTDFEIAKGIHPGLILERELRQRNMPQGQFALSIDEYPQTINAIINGKRSMNTKLAMRIEEALEIKEGSLMTLQIFYEIKEEKKKLSKKKHPALSKFRPAVFWDTNIESIDWNKQKKTVVKRVFEYGNFTEKKEVLNYYGRDTIRKILTA is encoded by the coding sequence ATGAAAACTGATTTTGAAATAGCAAAAGGCATACATCCCGGTTTAATTCTTGAAAGAGAGCTTAGGCAGCGGAATATGCCACAGGGACAATTTGCGCTTTCTATTGATGAATATCCACAAACTATTAATGCCATTATCAACGGAAAGAGAAGTATGAACACTAAATTGGCGATGAGAATAGAAGAAGCCCTCGAAATAAAAGAAGGCTCTTTAATGACATTGCAAATATTCTATGAAATAAAAGAAGAAAAAAAGAAACTTTCAAAGAAAAAACATCCGGCTTTATCAAAATTCAGACCGGCTGTATTTTGGGATACCAATATAGAAAGCATTGATTGGAATAAGCAGAAAAAAACTGTTGTTAAAAGGGTATTTGAATATGGCAATTTCACGGAAAAGAAAGAAGTGCTTAACTATTACGGCCGCGATACCATAAGAAAAATACTTACAGCTTAA
- a CDS encoding type III restriction-modification system endonuclease produces the protein MKLQFKQQGFQIDAVNAVVSCFAGQAVKTNRFTLEQREELLRKARLAGNGALFEHEIEERIGYRNSQVQLPETQVLKNIQQTQKENDLFEDAKLEHPKGLKAGFNLTIEMETGTGKTYTYIRTMYELNKQYGWSKFIVIVPSVAIREGVYKSFEVTQDHFQELYGHKISPFIYDSGRPEDIQNFASNSGISVMIINTQAFNAKGADARRIHQELDQFGSRKPIEIIAQTNPILIIDEPQSVDGEKTLNSMQDFNPLFTLRYSATHKVDYNKVYRLDALDAYNQKLVKKIQVKGIRLKGSTGTSGYLYLEQISLSTTKPPFAVVEMEKRAGEGVKKVRLKLEEGSNLYELSGGMPAYKNQTITEVNGYLNKIIVGGEDIFPGDIFNDKEESTFRRIQIRECIMSHLEKERALFNKGIKVLSLFFIDSVEKYRIYAEDGEKVLGEYAKIFEEEYRRLRNEYLDLFEQGYNQFMADADPAMAHKGYMPSAYAEYLKRDDAHLVHEGYFAIDKKGKAVDPKVKRGSEDSDDISAYDLIMKDKVRLLSFEEPTRFIFSHSALKEGWDNPNVFQICALKNAESGSLTRRRQEVGRGMRLCVDKNGVRQDFDLVGDQVQEINRLTVIASESYEAFAKGLQKEIADTLKDRPQKASIEYLTGKLVTNEKEEAHRLTEDDAKKLNKLLYKHEIIDDDDKITDAGRELINQHKIPLPEHLESFRASVAQVLKAVYTGGEFKPENERQAIVLNPNANFKKKEFQALWEKINLKTIYEVKFDTEQLIRDSKVRIDAQLHIADRTYEVKTGELQDGTKEQMREGTLMKESKRQNLKIGNDLYTETTYDIVGEIEVRTNLTRSTIVAILKAIKEETFLLLRKNPEAFIAKCGKLINDVKASLIINNIKYHKTDQHYDANTVFTNDKNALRNSELLKKHIYDFLTTDSKIESDFAKALEGSVEVVVYAKLPKSFHISTPVANYSPDWAIVFDKEKVRQIYFVAETKGSDSDLDLREIEKLKIHCATEHFKEISGNEIKFEKVSSYDKLLEII, from the coding sequence ATGAAATTACAATTTAAACAACAAGGCTTTCAAATAGATGCGGTAAATGCTGTAGTGAGTTGTTTTGCCGGACAGGCAGTTAAAACGAACCGGTTTACCCTGGAGCAGAGAGAAGAATTATTGCGCAAAGCCAGATTGGCGGGTAATGGCGCTTTATTTGAACATGAAATAGAAGAGCGAATCGGATATAGAAATAGTCAAGTTCAATTACCTGAGACACAGGTCTTAAAAAATATCCAGCAAACCCAAAAAGAAAATGACCTTTTTGAAGATGCAAAATTGGAACACCCAAAAGGGTTAAAAGCTGGATTTAATCTGACTATTGAGATGGAAACGGGTACGGGTAAAACTTATACCTATATCCGAACCATGTATGAGCTGAACAAACAATACGGATGGAGCAAATTTATTGTCATTGTTCCCAGTGTTGCCATTAGAGAGGGGGTATATAAATCCTTTGAGGTAACGCAGGACCATTTCCAGGAGTTATATGGCCATAAAATAAGTCCCTTTATCTATGATTCAGGTAGGCCTGAGGATATACAAAATTTCGCATCCAACAGCGGAATAAGTGTTATGATTATCAATACACAGGCTTTTAATGCAAAAGGAGCAGATGCGAGACGTATTCACCAGGAATTGGACCAGTTTGGTTCCCGAAAACCCATTGAAATCATTGCGCAGACTAACCCGATTCTGATTATTGATGAACCTCAGTCCGTGGATGGCGAGAAAACCCTCAACAGCATGCAGGATTTTAATCCACTATTTACGCTGAGGTATTCTGCAACCCATAAGGTGGATTATAATAAAGTATACAGGCTGGATGCGCTGGACGCTTATAATCAGAAACTGGTCAAAAAGATACAGGTAAAAGGGATCAGGTTAAAAGGCTCTACTGGCACTTCTGGCTATTTATATCTGGAACAAATTAGCCTGAGCACCACCAAACCGCCATTTGCTGTTGTAGAAATGGAGAAAAGAGCAGGTGAAGGCGTTAAAAAGGTAAGGTTGAAATTAGAAGAAGGTTCAAATCTTTATGAACTTTCAGGAGGTATGCCAGCCTATAAGAATCAGACCATCACCGAAGTCAACGGATACCTGAATAAGATCATTGTGGGCGGAGAGGATATCTTCCCTGGTGACATATTTAATGATAAAGAGGAAAGTACATTCAGGAGGATTCAGATTCGTGAATGTATTATGTCTCATTTGGAAAAGGAAAGGGCCCTTTTTAATAAAGGGATTAAGGTGCTTTCCTTATTTTTCATTGATTCGGTAGAAAAGTACCGGATTTACGCAGAGGATGGGGAGAAGGTCCTGGGAGAATATGCCAAAATATTTGAGGAGGAGTACAGGCGACTGCGCAATGAATACTTAGATCTATTTGAACAGGGATACAACCAGTTTATGGCAGATGCAGACCCTGCCATGGCGCATAAAGGCTATATGCCAAGCGCATATGCTGAGTACCTGAAACGCGATGATGCTCATTTAGTACATGAAGGTTATTTTGCCATAGATAAGAAAGGTAAGGCCGTTGATCCAAAAGTCAAAAGGGGATCAGAAGACTCTGATGATATTTCAGCATACGACCTGATCATGAAAGATAAGGTTAGACTGCTGAGTTTTGAAGAACCTACCCGTTTTATATTTTCCCACTCAGCACTGAAAGAAGGGTGGGACAATCCCAATGTATTCCAGATCTGCGCTTTAAAAAATGCAGAGAGTGGTAGCCTTACCAGAAGAAGGCAAGAGGTAGGCCGAGGTATGCGCCTGTGTGTTGATAAAAACGGGGTCCGTCAGGATTTTGATTTAGTAGGAGACCAGGTGCAGGAAATCAATAGATTGACCGTTATTGCATCAGAAAGCTATGAGGCTTTTGCCAAGGGACTTCAGAAAGAAATCGCAGATACCCTTAAAGACCGCCCTCAGAAAGCCTCTATAGAGTATCTTACTGGAAAGTTGGTCACAAATGAAAAGGAAGAGGCCCATAGGTTAACAGAGGATGATGCCAAAAAATTAAATAAATTACTATATAAGCATGAAATCATCGATGATGATGATAAAATTACTGACGCCGGTAGGGAGCTTATAAATCAACATAAAATACCACTGCCCGAGCATCTTGAATCATTCAGAGCATCAGTAGCCCAGGTACTAAAAGCGGTTTATACTGGTGGGGAATTTAAGCCAGAGAATGAAAGGCAGGCAATTGTACTAAATCCAAATGCCAATTTTAAGAAGAAGGAGTTTCAGGCACTTTGGGAGAAGATCAATCTGAAGACGATTTATGAAGTTAAATTTGATACTGAACAACTTATTCGTGATAGTAAGGTCCGTATCGACGCCCAACTACATATTGCCGACCGAACTTATGAGGTCAAAACCGGGGAATTACAAGATGGAACTAAGGAGCAGATGCGGGAAGGTACGCTGATGAAGGAATCAAAACGCCAAAACTTAAAAATTGGCAATGATTTGTACACAGAAACGACCTATGATATTGTAGGGGAGATTGAAGTGAGGACCAATCTTACCAGAAGTACCATTGTGGCCATACTGAAAGCCATCAAGGAAGAAACATTCTTATTGCTCCGTAAAAACCCGGAGGCATTTATTGCGAAATGCGGCAAACTCATCAATGATGTGAAGGCCAGTCTGATTATCAATAATATTAAATACCACAAGACGGACCAGCACTACGATGCCAATACCGTCTTCACAAATGATAAAAATGCCCTTAGGAACTCTGAACTACTTAAAAAGCATATTTATGATTTCCTGACGACAGATTCCAAAATAGAGTCCGATTTTGCTAAGGCACTGGAAGGCAGTGTGGAAGTAGTCGTTTATGCCAAACTGCCAAAATCTTTCCATATTTCAACGCCTGTCGCTAATTATAGTCCAGACTGGGCCATTGTATTTGATAAGGAGAAGGTAAGGCAGATATATTTTGTTGCAGAGACCAAAGGATCGGATTCAGACCTTGATCTAAGAGAAATTGAAAAACTGAAAATTCATTGTGCTACAGAACACTTTAAGGAGATCAGTGGTAACGAGATTAAGTTTGAAAAGGTGAGTAGTTATGATAAGCTTTTGGAAATCATTTAA
- a CDS encoding ATP-binding protein yields MLGERIVKFPDRAEAARFYNFPYRALEEVLSNAVYHKSYELGAPIEVQVFPDKITVLSYPAPMPPVDGNMLKNQRLILSREYRNRRIGDFLKELHLTEGRGSGFPIIYREMKNNGSPAPVFETDDKTYTMVTLKVHPEYLKSLDEIDGAGTSVIMFSINSLDGLNDFLKKKLDGAVDGASAHIQNLLGATVHSKVMEFLEATLNWTYRKELFEKIGFSNNTQNRAKYLDPLIENDWIVKEFPDKSTSPNQRYKITESGLRLLNLISTK; encoded by the coding sequence GTGCTTGGTGAACGCATAGTGAAATTCCCCGATAGGGCTGAGGCGGCCCGTTTTTATAATTTTCCATATCGAGCTTTAGAAGAAGTTTTGTCGAATGCTGTCTATCATAAAAGCTATGAGCTTGGAGCTCCAATCGAAGTCCAAGTATTTCCAGATAAGATAACGGTTCTGAGTTATCCAGCGCCAATGCCCCCAGTTGATGGGAATATGTTAAAAAATCAGCGACTAATCCTTTCCAGAGAGTATCGAAATAGACGTATTGGTGATTTTCTAAAAGAGCTGCACTTAACGGAAGGCCGCGGTTCTGGTTTTCCTATAATTTATAGGGAAATGAAGAATAATGGCTCTCCTGCTCCTGTTTTTGAGACGGATGACAAGACCTATACTATGGTAACGCTAAAAGTTCATCCCGAATATCTTAAATCTCTTGACGAAATAGACGGAGCTGGTACTTCTGTTATAATGTTTAGTATCAATTCGTTAGATGGTTTGAATGATTTCTTGAAGAAGAAATTAGACGGAGCTGTAGACGGAGCAAGTGCGCATATTCAAAATCTTTTGGGAGCGACTGTACATTCTAAAGTCATGGAGTTCTTAGAGGCTACATTGAATTGGACTTACCGAAAAGAGCTGTTTGAGAAAATTGGGTTTAGTAATAATACCCAAAACAGGGCGAAATATTTAGACCCGCTTATTGAAAATGACTGGATTGTTAAAGAATTTCCAGATAAATCTACAAGCCCCAATCAACGGTATAAAATAACGGAATCTGGACTCAGATTATTAAACTTGATTTCTACTAAATGA
- a CDS encoding transposase, which translates to MYLPPWAQQFKEPRTEIKCIKGAYYKYEVRYQYNKDKKRTDKITVRLLGKITQAEGFIASDKDLIRQRLSELPKVDIKTFGVYHLFSSLLSQQIASLSEAFKQEVVEVLLCFSMMRWAYQSPIKRAGNYHTHDFCSEYWHKRTLSDKKISEALKFIGENREAVMAWMRSQLPGSKTVHNQFVMMDSTHVSSVSENLGINAKGYNPNHDYDKQIRLMYLFAAELKQPVYYRLINGNITDIKSMALCVKEMEVGHVVFIADKGFYSKKKYRATARAEVALYHPHS; encoded by the coding sequence ATGTATTTACCACCCTGGGCGCAACAATTCAAGGAACCAAGGACAGAAATAAAATGTATTAAAGGAGCTTATTATAAATACGAAGTACGCTACCAATACAATAAAGACAAAAAGAGGACGGACAAAATAACGGTCCGTCTATTGGGGAAAATAACACAAGCGGAAGGATTTATAGCCTCCGACAAAGATCTCATACGCCAGCGGCTCAGCGAGTTACCAAAAGTGGATATAAAGACCTTTGGCGTATACCATTTGTTTTCTTCTTTGTTGTCGCAGCAGATAGCGTCGCTTTCAGAAGCATTCAAGCAGGAGGTAGTAGAGGTCTTGCTTTGTTTTTCTATGATGCGTTGGGCTTACCAGTCGCCCATTAAAAGAGCCGGTAATTACCACACACATGATTTTTGTTCTGAGTATTGGCATAAAAGAACTCTGTCAGACAAGAAGATATCAGAGGCGCTTAAGTTTATAGGAGAAAACAGGGAAGCCGTTATGGCTTGGATGAGATCGCAATTACCGGGGAGCAAGACCGTTCATAATCAATTCGTCATGATGGATTCCACCCATGTTTCCAGTGTATCGGAAAACCTTGGGATCAATGCCAAAGGCTATAATCCTAACCATGATTATGACAAGCAGATACGACTCATGTATCTGTTTGCTGCAGAATTAAAGCAACCCGTTTATTACCGCCTGATAAATGGCAATATCACAGACATCAAGTCCATGGCGCTGTGCGTCAAAGAAATGGAGGTAGGACATGTGGTGTTTATAGCAGATAAGGGATTTTACAGTAAAAAAAAATATAGAGCTACTGCAAGAGCAGAAGTTGCACTATATCATCCCCATTCATAG
- a CDS encoding AlbA family DNA-binding domain-containing protein produces the protein MALPINIEELVHGKTIEWERLEFKKGWNPEVIVRSMCAFANDLNNWGGGYIIVGVNEDEGQPILPPEGLPQDELDRIQKKIVELGNRIIPSYFPIVQPYFLNGKHILVLWCPSGDNRPYSAPDSLGKEGGRLNSYVRLGAASVIAKGETLRRLQELTARIPFDDRMNNQATIEDFNLGLIREYLQEVKSDLFNESDRMPLMDLCRAMYIVKGPIEHVRPVNVGLLFFSLTPERFFSRAWIELVVHKDDSGRGFEEFYFKP, from the coding sequence ATGGCATTACCGATAAATATAGAAGAATTAGTCCACGGGAAAACCATCGAATGGGAACGGCTAGAGTTTAAAAAAGGCTGGAATCCTGAAGTTATCGTTCGCTCCATGTGTGCCTTTGCCAATGATTTAAACAATTGGGGTGGAGGTTATATTATTGTTGGCGTAAATGAAGATGAAGGACAGCCTATATTGCCGCCAGAAGGATTACCCCAGGATGAACTGGATAGGATACAGAAGAAGATCGTTGAGCTTGGCAATAGAATTATCCCCAGTTATTTTCCGATTGTGCAGCCGTATTTTTTAAATGGGAAGCATATTTTGGTGCTTTGGTGCCCATCGGGAGATAATAGACCGTATTCGGCACCAGACTCCCTGGGGAAAGAGGGTGGCAGACTGAATTCTTATGTCCGTTTAGGGGCTGCTTCTGTTATCGCCAAGGGAGAAACACTTAGGCGGTTGCAGGAGCTAACTGCAAGGATTCCATTTGATGACCGGATGAATAATCAGGCTACTATCGAGGATTTTAATCTGGGATTGATTCGAGAATACCTTCAGGAAGTCAAAAGTGATCTATTTAATGAGAGTGACAGGATGCCTTTAATGGACTTATGCAGGGCAATGTATATTGTGAAAGGACCAATTGAACATGTGAGGCCGGTCAACGTCGGACTGCTTTTTTTTTCGCTGACCCCGGAACGTTTCTTTTCAAGGGCATGGATCGAATTGGTTGTGCATAAAGATGACTCGGGAAGAGGATTTGAGGAATTTTATTTTAAACCCTAA